The Pseudomonas fluorescens genome includes a window with the following:
- a CDS encoding MFS transporter: MSDSQRPLAVTLQVVSIVLFTFIGYLNIGIPLAVLPGFVHGELGFGAVIAGLVISVQYLATLLSRPYAGRIIDNLGSKRAVMFGLAGCGLSGVFMLVSAWTPHLPTFSLISLLIGRLVLGSAESLVGSGSIGWGIGRVGAANTAKVISWNGIASYGALAIGAPLGVWLVNALGLWSMGVSIILLGLLGLALAWRKTAAPIVTGERLPFMHVLGRVLPHGCGLALGSIGFGTIATFITLYYATQHWDNAVLCLSLFGASFIGARLLFGNLINRMGGFRVAIACLSVETLGLLLLWLAPDAHWALAGAALSGFGFSLVFPALGVEAVNLVPASSRGAAVGAYSLFIDLSLGITGPLAGAIAAGFGFASIFLFAAFAALGGLALSVYLYRQAPRHRQEREKS, translated from the coding sequence ATGTCAGATTCCCAGCGCCCCCTGGCGGTCACGCTGCAAGTCGTTTCCATCGTCCTGTTCACCTTCATCGGCTACCTGAATATCGGCATTCCCCTGGCCGTGCTGCCCGGGTTCGTCCACGGCGAACTGGGCTTCGGCGCGGTGATCGCCGGGTTGGTGATCAGCGTGCAATACCTGGCCACCCTGCTCAGTCGTCCTTACGCCGGGCGAATCATCGATAACCTGGGGAGCAAGCGCGCGGTGATGTTCGGCCTCGCCGGCTGCGGACTGAGCGGCGTGTTCATGCTGGTCTCTGCCTGGACGCCCCACCTGCCCACGTTCAGCCTGATCAGCCTGCTGATCGGTCGTCTGGTGCTCGGCAGCGCGGAAAGCCTGGTGGGCTCCGGTTCGATTGGCTGGGGCATCGGCCGGGTCGGCGCGGCGAATACCGCCAAGGTGATTTCCTGGAACGGTATCGCCAGTTACGGCGCGCTGGCGATCGGCGCACCGCTGGGGGTGTGGCTGGTCAATGCGCTGGGGCTGTGGAGCATGGGCGTTAGCATTATCTTGCTCGGTTTGCTGGGGTTGGCATTGGCCTGGCGCAAAACCGCCGCGCCCATCGTCACTGGCGAACGCCTGCCGTTCATGCACGTGCTGGGGCGCGTCCTGCCCCACGGCTGCGGCCTGGCCCTGGGCTCCATCGGGTTTGGCACCATCGCCACGTTCATCACCCTGTACTACGCAACCCAGCATTGGGACAACGCGGTGTTGTGCCTGAGCCTGTTCGGCGCCAGCTTCATCGGCGCGCGCTTGCTCTTTGGCAACCTGATCAACCGAATGGGCGGCTTCCGCGTCGCCATTGCCTGCCTGTCGGTGGAAACCCTGGGCCTGTTGCTGTTGTGGCTCGCACCGGATGCCCACTGGGCCCTGGCGGGCGCGGCGTTGAGCGGTTTCGGCTTCTCCCTGGTGTTTCCTGCGCTGGGCGTGGAAGCGGTCAACCTGGTGCCGGCCTCCAGCCGTGGGGCGGCGGTGGGGGCTTATTCACTGTTCATTGATTTGTCGCTGGGGATCACCGGACCGCTGGCCGGTGCGATTGCTGCGGGCTTCGGCTTTGCCTCGATCTTTCTGTTCGCCGCATTCGCGGCCCTGGGCGGGTTGGCATTGAGTGTCTATCTGTACCGACAGGCGCCGAGGCATCGCCAGGAACGGGAGAAAAGCTAG
- a CDS encoding PepSY domain-containing protein, whose amino-acid sequence MKTLTALFTAAALTLTAGLAQADVRVDQIPQLVKEGKIKSLESMNDEALKLHPGATITDTDLDNHFNGYEYEVELKTADGKEFDVDFDATTGKVLSNKQDT is encoded by the coding sequence ATGAAAACATTGACTGCCCTGTTTACCGCCGCTGCCCTGACCCTGACTGCTGGCCTGGCCCAGGCAGATGTTCGCGTCGATCAGATTCCCCAACTGGTCAAGGAAGGCAAGATCAAGTCCCTTGAGTCGATGAACGACGAAGCCCTGAAGTTGCACCCGGGCGCGACCATCACCGACACCGACCTGGATAACCACTTCAACGGTTATGAATATGAAGTCGAATTGAAAACCGCCGACGGCAAAGAGTTTGATGTTGATTTCGATGCCACGACCGGCAAAGTCTTGAGCAACAAGCAAGACACTTGA
- a CDS encoding transporter, which produces MNHSLDQSHRDPDLFGLLYGFRFRPGERGQEIDSAQALRSLQHPQDSDEFLWLHLNLAHAACERWMKGHLALPQEFFEALHEGSRSTRIEHVDSALLAVVNDVVFNLSNMVSSDVSTLWVCVHSRLIVSARLQPLHSVDKLRSSVKAGECFRSPVELLVHLLRDQGEVLTQIVRKTSLSVDQVEDQLLSSRLSTNRAELGSNRRVLVRLQRLLALEPGSLLRLLNRPPQWLQKEDVKELRKSTEEFALIINDLTALSERIKLLQEEIAANLNEQSNRTLFTLTVVTVLALPINIIAGFFGMNVGGVPLASDPEGFWILVALVATFTLIAGRWAFRKRGDY; this is translated from the coding sequence ATGAACCACAGCCTTGATCAAAGCCACCGTGATCCGGACCTGTTCGGCCTGCTTTACGGGTTCCGTTTCCGCCCCGGCGAACGCGGGCAGGAAATCGATTCGGCCCAGGCCTTACGGAGCCTGCAACACCCGCAAGACTCGGATGAGTTCCTCTGGCTGCACCTGAACCTGGCCCACGCTGCGTGCGAGCGCTGGATGAAAGGTCACCTGGCCCTGCCCCAGGAATTTTTCGAAGCCTTGCACGAAGGCTCGCGCTCGACCCGCATCGAGCATGTCGACTCGGCGTTGCTGGCCGTAGTGAACGATGTCGTGTTCAACCTCAGCAATATGGTGTCCTCGGATGTCTCCACCTTGTGGGTTTGCGTGCACAGCCGATTGATCGTCAGCGCGCGCCTGCAACCCTTGCACTCGGTCGACAAGCTGCGCTCGTCGGTGAAGGCCGGCGAGTGCTTTCGCTCGCCAGTGGAATTACTCGTGCACTTGCTGCGCGACCAGGGCGAAGTGCTGACCCAGATCGTGCGCAAGACCAGCCTGAGCGTCGACCAGGTCGAAGATCAATTGCTGTCCTCGCGGCTGTCCACCAACCGCGCCGAGCTGGGCAGCAACCGCCGGGTGCTGGTGCGCTTGCAGCGCTTGCTGGCCCTGGAGCCGGGTTCATTGCTACGTCTGCTCAACCGCCCGCCGCAATGGTTGCAGAAAGAAGACGTCAAGGAGCTGCGCAAATCCACCGAGGAGTTCGCCCTGATCATCAACGACCTCACCGCGTTGAGTGAACGGATCAAGCTGCTCCAGGAAGAAATCGCCGCCAATCTCAACGAACAAAGCAACCGCACCCTGTTCACCCTGACGGTGGTCACGGTATTGGCGTTGCCCATCAACATCATTGCCGGGTTCTTTGGCATGAACGTCGGTGGCGTGCCGCTTGCCAGCGATCCCGAAGGCTTCTGGATCCTGGTGGCACTGGTGGCAACCTTCACGCTGATTGCCGGCCGCTGGGCATTTCGCAAGCGAGGTGACTATTGA
- the arfB gene encoding alternative ribosome rescue aminoacyl-tRNA hydrolase ArfB — MLAISNTVHIPDAEIELTAIRAQGAGGQNVNKVSSAVHLRFDIPASSLPEFYKERLLALRDSRITSDGVLIIKAQQYRTQEQNRADALERLLELILSATKVEKKRRPTKPTLGSKKRRLESKTKRGSIKAGRGKVDF; from the coding sequence ATGCTGGCGATTTCCAACACCGTGCACATCCCGGATGCCGAGATCGAGTTGACGGCCATCCGCGCCCAGGGGGCCGGGGGGCAGAACGTCAACAAGGTCTCCAGTGCCGTGCATTTGCGCTTCGACATTCCGGCCTCGTCGCTGCCCGAGTTCTACAAGGAGCGGCTGCTGGCCCTGCGTGACAGTCGCATTACCAGCGACGGTGTATTGATCATCAAGGCCCAGCAGTACCGCACCCAGGAACAGAACCGGGCCGATGCCCTGGAGCGCCTGCTCGAGCTGATCCTCAGCGCCACCAAGGTCGAGAAGAAGCGCCGTCCGACCAAACCGACCCTGGGTTCGAAAAAGCGTCGCCTGGAATCCAAGACCAAGCGCGGCTCGATCAAGGCCGGCCGCGGCAAGGTGGACTTCTAG
- a CDS encoding methyl-accepting chemotaxis protein: MILQKSLRAQILALLSGSLLAMLLIALASFHFLSNGVQNYRNLIDGPLRASQLIDEANLQFKVQVQEWKNVLLRGKQPADLDKYWKQFEERQREVQDILGQLSGHEGVPAPIKTRIVALRDEHRQLGAAYQKGRDAFVASGGDSAAGDAAVKGVDRAASEQMSALVVELRKLGTEQSTLISAGADRTIMLGTVIMLVSGVLIGLFSLWLVNRNLVQPIRNLIDYVTRLSHGRFAERVTSNRQDELGNLAVAANTLRDFLAETFTRLQRSATELDSASGELNAIASLMSQGTSEQFERTDQVATAMNEMSATAQEVARHAADAARAADDADQSAQQGEKVMQGTIHTITRMRGEIANTATVIRQLETDSGRIGKVLEVIRGIAEQTNLLALNAAIEAARAGEAGRGFAVVADEVRSLAQRTASSIIEINQIIQTVQTGAVDAAHAIESGQSRSEESVEQVTQAGVMLERITQAVEAIRDMNRQIATAAEEQTSVAEDISRNLTEITCIASTNLDNVQRTEAASRDLHGLSGQLNEVTARLSA, encoded by the coding sequence ATGATTCTACAAAAATCCCTTCGAGCCCAGATTCTCGCCCTGTTGAGCGGCAGCCTGCTGGCGATGTTGCTGATCGCCCTGGCGTCCTTTCATTTCCTTTCCAATGGTGTCCAGAACTATCGCAACCTGATCGATGGACCGTTGCGTGCCTCGCAATTGATCGACGAGGCCAACCTGCAGTTCAAGGTGCAGGTGCAGGAATGGAAAAACGTCCTGCTGCGCGGCAAGCAGCCGGCGGACCTGGATAAATACTGGAAGCAGTTCGAGGAACGTCAGCGTGAGGTCCAAGACATCCTTGGCCAATTGAGCGGGCATGAAGGTGTGCCGGCGCCAATCAAGACCCGCATCGTGGCCCTGCGCGATGAACATCGTCAGTTGGGTGCTGCCTACCAAAAGGGCCGTGACGCATTTGTCGCCTCCGGTGGCGATTCGGCGGCGGGCGATGCGGCGGTCAAGGGCGTGGACCGTGCGGCCAGTGAGCAAATGAGTGCGCTGGTGGTGGAGCTGCGCAAGCTGGGCACCGAGCAATCGACGCTGATCAGTGCCGGCGCCGATCGCACGATTATGCTGGGCACCGTGATCATGCTGGTGTCGGGCGTGCTGATTGGGCTGTTCAGCCTGTGGCTGGTCAATCGCAACCTGGTTCAACCGATCCGTAACCTGATCGACTACGTGACCCGACTCAGCCATGGGCGTTTCGCCGAGCGTGTGACGAGCAACCGTCAGGACGAGTTGGGCAATCTGGCGGTAGCGGCCAACACATTGCGCGATTTCCTTGCCGAAACCTTTACCCGCCTGCAACGCAGTGCCACGGAACTGGACAGTGCCAGCGGTGAGCTCAATGCCATCGCCAGCCTGATGAGCCAGGGCACCAGCGAGCAATTCGAACGCACCGATCAGGTGGCGACGGCGATGAACGAAATGTCCGCCACGGCCCAGGAAGTGGCCCGCCATGCGGCTGACGCTGCAAGGGCGGCCGATGACGCCGATCAATCGGCGCAACAGGGCGAGAAGGTCATGCAAGGGACCATTCACACCATCACCCGGATGCGCGGCGAGATCGCCAACACGGCCACGGTCATCCGTCAGTTGGAAACCGACAGCGGGCGCATCGGCAAGGTGCTGGAGGTGATCCGCGGGATCGCCGAACAGACCAACCTGCTGGCCCTCAATGCTGCCATCGAAGCCGCGCGAGCCGGGGAGGCGGGGCGCGGTTTCGCGGTGGTCGCCGATGAGGTCCGCAGCCTGGCCCAGCGTACGGCTTCGTCAATCATCGAGATCAACCAGATTATCCAGACTGTACAAACGGGAGCGGTGGACGCGGCCCACGCCATTGAGAGTGGGCAATCGCGCAGCGAAGAAAGTGTGGAGCAAGTGACCCAGGCCGGTGTGATGCTCGAACGCATCACCCAGGCTGTCGAAGCGATTCGCGACATGAACCGCCAGATCGCCACCGCAGCCGAAGAGCAGACTTCCGTGGCCGAAGACATTTCCCGCAACCTGACGGAAATCACCTGCATTGCCAGCACTAACCTGGACAATGTGCAGCGCACCGAAGCCGCCAGTCGGGATTTGCACGGTTTGTCGGGACAGTTGAATGAAGTGACGGCGCGGTTAAGTGCCTGA